Proteins encoded by one window of Chondromyces crocatus:
- a CDS encoding AgmX/PglI C-terminal domain-containing protein — protein MNTSSKLAQGMAFSNPFLSGSPFGGSPFATPVEASTEVPDNAPEGSYTYALVKSAPEVPADEVEVAAVAVEVTIRWGESVLHVAHLSPPRSFYVGEGDERQRTDFSLPPERLGGATRAPVVVVEGGTVFAVLLPGAGGTVHVGGDRRNVAEVIASGQANASSAIAGAYLVPLPLGAQARLELGDLTIEVSTGRAGKTVAGRIRLDKRSLPFAALSLTAHLGLLGAMAAFMPPLALAGESEVSEDQRYLMQQAITAMAERESEQTKETADPSTETQGGTGTAAAGESGKMGSETSSAKNGRYGQAGPKDNPEPMISRSQMLESASTFGMIGLLQGGVSDPNGVSASWGALEASGRDALSASGNMWGANLHESAGMGGLGLTGLGEMGGGSGLGVGLGRLGTIGNGNGLGDGQAFGPGGRSGGRLPGGHKATSPVVRVSTASVSGRLPAEVIQRTVRQNFGRFRYCYEAGLRASPNLAGRVSVAFVIGRDGAVSSVQNAGSDLADASVVSCVMRSFYGLSFPSPENGIVTVTYPIAFSPGT, from the coding sequence ATGAACACCTCGTCGAAGCTGGCTCAAGGCATGGCTTTCTCCAACCCTTTCCTCTCGGGTTCGCCGTTCGGTGGCTCCCCCTTCGCGACGCCGGTCGAAGCCTCGACCGAGGTGCCCGACAATGCACCCGAGGGCTCGTACACCTACGCGCTCGTCAAGAGCGCACCGGAGGTCCCGGCCGATGAGGTCGAGGTCGCGGCCGTGGCCGTCGAGGTCACCATCCGCTGGGGAGAGAGCGTGCTCCACGTGGCGCACCTGTCACCGCCACGCTCGTTCTACGTCGGTGAAGGCGACGAGCGGCAGCGCACGGATTTCTCGTTGCCGCCCGAGCGACTCGGCGGTGCGACGCGCGCTCCCGTCGTCGTCGTCGAGGGCGGCACCGTGTTCGCGGTGCTGCTCCCGGGCGCGGGTGGGACGGTCCATGTCGGGGGCGACCGGCGGAACGTCGCCGAGGTGATCGCGTCAGGGCAAGCGAACGCGTCGTCCGCGATCGCTGGAGCGTACCTCGTCCCTCTGCCTCTCGGCGCGCAGGCGCGCCTGGAGCTGGGTGACCTGACCATCGAGGTCTCGACGGGGCGCGCTGGCAAGACCGTGGCGGGGCGCATCCGGCTCGACAAGCGCAGCTTGCCGTTCGCGGCGCTGTCGCTGACCGCGCACCTCGGGCTCCTCGGCGCGATGGCCGCGTTCATGCCGCCCCTTGCGCTCGCTGGCGAGAGCGAGGTGTCAGAGGACCAGCGCTACCTCATGCAGCAGGCCATCACCGCCATGGCCGAGCGTGAGTCGGAGCAGACGAAGGAGACCGCCGACCCGTCCACCGAGACGCAGGGCGGGACGGGCACCGCCGCCGCCGGGGAGAGCGGCAAGATGGGCAGCGAGACCTCGAGCGCGAAGAACGGTCGGTACGGGCAGGCGGGGCCCAAGGACAACCCGGAGCCGATGATCTCGCGGTCGCAGATGCTGGAGAGCGCGTCGACCTTCGGCATGATCGGGTTGCTGCAAGGCGGGGTGTCGGATCCCAACGGGGTGAGCGCATCCTGGGGCGCGCTGGAGGCTTCGGGGCGTGATGCGCTCAGCGCCTCGGGCAACATGTGGGGTGCCAACCTGCACGAGTCGGCGGGGATGGGCGGGCTCGGTCTGACGGGCCTCGGCGAGATGGGAGGTGGGTCTGGTCTGGGCGTCGGGCTCGGGCGTCTGGGCACGATCGGCAACGGCAACGGGCTCGGCGACGGACAGGCGTTCGGTCCCGGGGGTCGCTCGGGTGGGCGCCTTCCGGGTGGTCACAAGGCGACCTCGCCTGTGGTGCGGGTCAGCACGGCATCGGTGTCGGGGCGGCTGCCGGCCGAGGTCATTCAGCGGACGGTGCGCCAGAACTTCGGTCGGTTCCGCTACTGCTACGAGGCGGGGCTGCGGGCCAGCCCCAACCTCGCGGGGCGCGTCTCGGTGGCCTTCGTGATCGGCCGCGACGGCGCCGTCTCGAGCGTGCAGAACGCCGGCTCGGATCTCGCCGATGCGAGCGTGGTGTCCTGCGTGATGCGGTCCTTCTATGGGCTCTCGTTCCCCAGCCCCGAGAACGGCATCGTGACGGTGACCTACCCCATCGCATTCAGCCCGGGCACCTGA
- a CDS encoding nuclease A inhibitor family protein, with translation MTSEELLECLRKGAEGLLIPSEQDHPLVARRFDVTEPSAASIHTLVEAPADAPVAVESVEAFFEPLLVTPEEGGASAKQRPAYELLLRLLQHELEGSKVYRVGATDIDVLVLGRHADGAWLGLQTKLVET, from the coding sequence ATGACGTCGGAAGAGCTGCTGGAGTGCCTGCGGAAGGGCGCCGAAGGGTTGCTGATCCCGAGTGAGCAAGATCATCCGCTGGTAGCGCGGCGCTTCGACGTCACCGAGCCCTCCGCGGCGTCGATCCACACGCTCGTCGAGGCGCCCGCGGACGCACCCGTCGCCGTGGAGAGCGTCGAGGCCTTCTTCGAGCCGCTGCTGGTGACGCCCGAAGAGGGGGGTGCGTCTGCGAAGCAGCGCCCCGCCTACGAGCTGCTCCTGCGACTGCTCCAGCATGAGCTGGAGGGGAGCAAGGTGTACCGCGTGGGCGCGACGGACATCGATGTGCTGGTGCTCGGTCGACACGCCGACGGCGCGTGGTTGGGGCTGCAGACGAAGCTCGTCGAGACCTGA
- a CDS encoding DUF6184 family natural product biosynthesis lipoprotein, with protein sequence MKLTRLGGISTIVVMGVLALGCRSREEQALGTERERPVQAPPATPNVPPVVPHAEQPHTQQPSTGMQHGAGMQAGLRPANQIAQARCEQMQRCGNIAQGKKYANMDACLSEVRRDWQEELNAYECPGGYDQKELSECLSELRNETCNSPLSRLSSVVACRSSDICE encoded by the coding sequence ATGAAACTGACTCGTCTAGGAGGGATCTCGACGATCGTGGTGATGGGCGTCCTCGCGCTCGGCTGTCGCTCACGTGAGGAACAAGCCCTCGGGACGGAGCGCGAGCGCCCCGTCCAGGCGCCGCCGGCCACGCCCAACGTGCCCCCCGTGGTACCGCACGCCGAGCAGCCCCATACCCAGCAGCCCAGCACGGGGATGCAGCATGGTGCGGGCATGCAAGCAGGCCTCCGACCGGCCAACCAGATCGCGCAGGCGCGCTGCGAGCAGATGCAGCGGTGCGGCAACATCGCCCAGGGGAAGAAGTACGCGAACATGGACGCCTGCCTGAGCGAGGTCCGTCGGGACTGGCAGGAGGAGCTCAACGCCTATGAGTGTCCAGGCGGGTACGATCAGAAAGAGCTCAGCGAGTGCCTCTCCGAGCTGCGGAACGAGACGTGCAACAGCCCCTTGTCGCGTCTCAGCTCCGTCGTGGCCTGTCGGTCATCCGATATCTGCGAATGA
- a CDS encoding pyridoxamine 5'-phosphate oxidase family protein, whose translation MHDANETKRPQHPQDTTQGGTRGSLQELYELLKEFDVALLITQTPQGFLRARPMAMQNPDEVPDCDLWFVTSDETPKVGEIEKEHQVAIACYRPRDRAYLSISAVARVERDNETIKRLWKPDWQAWLPHGAEQTALLKLTLERAEYWEPKGGVLRVLYEQAKAVLTGESAGKGLEPVKHVA comes from the coding sequence ATGCACGACGCGAACGAGACCAAACGACCGCAGCATCCCCAGGACACCACCCAGGGGGGGACCCGGGGTTCCCTTCAGGAGCTCTATGAGCTGTTGAAGGAGTTCGACGTGGCCCTCCTTATCACCCAGACGCCGCAGGGCTTCCTGCGCGCGCGTCCCATGGCCATGCAGAACCCGGACGAGGTTCCGGATTGCGATCTCTGGTTCGTCACGAGCGACGAGACGCCGAAGGTGGGAGAGATCGAAAAGGAGCATCAGGTCGCCATCGCCTGCTACCGACCGCGCGATCGCGCCTACCTTTCCATCTCGGCCGTCGCGCGCGTCGAGCGGGACAACGAGACCATCAAGCGCCTGTGGAAGCCCGACTGGCAGGCCTGGTTGCCTCATGGCGCCGAGCAGACGGCGCTCCTCAAGCTCACGCTCGAGCGCGCCGAGTACTGGGAGCCCAAGGGCGGGGTCCTGCGGGTGCTCTACGAGCAGGCCAAGGCCGTGCTCACGGGCGAGTCGGCGGGGAAGGGGCTGGAGCCCGTCAAGCACGTCGCCTGA